GAATGGAAGGAGGAACTGCTTTAGTTTTGAAAAGTCCATGCTACCTGGAAAAGTCCCCAAAACGACGGTACATTGTTATTATACAGCAGATTGTCCGGAAATCGTGTATCGAGGCAGGGAATTATGTTTGGCTCAAAAAGTCCCTGTAGCCATATACATTTCCCAAACAATCCCGTACACTGAGTCTGTAGTTCTGTACAGCAGATGGTCCAGAATTCGTGTCTCTGTACGGAGGAGGAACTATTTAAGGCTCAAAGCGTCCCTTTGCCCTTGAACATTCTGGAATACGCCCGTACACTGTAGTTCTCTGTAGCAGATGGTCCAGAAACCGTGTATCTGGACGGAGGAGGAACTACTTTAGGCTCAAAGCGTCCCTGTagccttgagaaaaaaaatctgcaaCTCGCCCAAACACTGTTGTTCTCTGCAAGAGATAGTCCGGAAATCGTGTATTAGGATGGAGGGGGAATCGTTTTAGGCTAAAAATCTGGAACACGCCCGTGCAGTGTGGTTCTCTGGAACAGATGGGCCGGAAATCGTGTATCATGATGGAGGATGTTTTAGGCTCAAAAAGTCCCTGTAGACTTGACATTTCTCTGACACTACAGAACACTGAGGTTCTGTAGTTCTCTGGAGCAGATGGTCCTGAAACCGTGTATCAAGATGGAGGGGGGATCATTTTAGGCTCAAAAAGTCCCTGTAGCCTTGAAAAGTCCGGAACACGCCCGTACACCGAGGTTCTGTAGAGCAGATGGTCCATGACGAGGATCTCGGCCGCCTTGACGTGGTGGAAGCTGACAGTCAACTCGCTGCAACAGTTCCTGCCCTGCAACAGCATTTAGCACGTGAAGCACTGAACGAGAGAATCAGACAACACGAAGAGAAAACGCTCGATTGACTCTCCTTCGAGAAGGTAGCGTTCAattcgggggagggggggtgctgGAGGGAATTTTGTTATCTTTCAATTAAACCTGATGCAGTGTtttcaaaaagaaaacacactctcataaattaaacaaaatgatatctaaacaaaaataaaacatgaaatGAGCATGGAGTTGTTATTTAAAGTTAGTACACCTAAGACGCCACGTACtttggaccttaaaaagttcacataaaaaACACACTGTCCATTGGAGAATATCCGTCTGAaaagactaccaaacacagcatttagTTTTGAAAAATATAATGCTCTAACTCTAATTCTAAGACCTCCCTCGTGCGTGTTGTCTTCTATTTAAAACCCAAAACGAACCATGTAGCTCTCagctcaatttcaaatctgtatctctTGGAACGCTCAGGGGCGAAAGGTAGGACGAAAATTATGACTGGCGCAAAGAAAgcgtcacaatgagaattacagtcgGGAATGgccactcaaaacacagccgttttccaTTTGAGTAACTGAGCGCCCAAACGGTTATTTTTAAGTTATTCCTGGTATGTGGTTACATAATTAAAAACCCCAACCTGAAATGTATATAGCTCTTAGGGCGATGACagacagtgggtttttttgtgcTAGATTATATCACTTTAAGGCCGAGGCCGCGCCTAGAAAACTCTCATCCGGCGGTGTGCATCGAATGACTCACCCCCGCTCCTTTAAAACGATTGTATTCTACAAGCCAAGGGTTCACCGCATCATGTGCTATGTGCGTCTCGGCTGGTCCTGGGTGGAACGCTGAACGCCCGTACTTATCGATAGAGTTGTGAGGGAACACGCCCACTGCCTCCAGACACCTGCCTATGTCCACATCCTCGTCGTTGCCTTTCACTCGACACTTGTtctgcacacaaaaagaggcatGTTGTATGGGAATGATTCCGTTTTTGCAATTTCACGAGtaccggggggggggaggtggggggtggtggggcgggtgggtgggggtggtggttggagggggggggagttggtAGAGGGGAatgggttgtttgtgtgtgtgtgtatgtgtttgtgcgtgtgtgtatgtgtgtttgtgtgtgtgcgtgtgctctGTCCACTGCAAATACCATTATAGCTCAACGTACTTCTTggtgtttcgttttgtcttaAATTTGACGTTCTATAAACTGCCCATTTGTGTTTCTCTAAAAATGCTTTCGTAGTCCTTTCCTCTTGTTTTACTTTCGTTTGCCCCTTTTAATCAGATGCATAGATCCTTTTCTCATccacacaactacacacacgtacacatccacacaaccacacacacatccacacacattaTTCCTTGACAGCTTCACCTTCTGAAATCCTTCCTCGTTAAGTTTCCTCAGGGCTTCACGACTGAGCACATAGGACGCTCCCCCGGACATGTAGCCCTGCTTGACCAATTTTTTGAAGAGATGACCCAGGTATACGGGTTGACTGGAGTTATACTGAGCGAGAAGAAACCGTAAGTTTTCCATCACGATATAAGTGTCGTCGTCACCTTTCAAAAACCAGTCGTATTTACCAAGTTCGTAGCGATATAAATAGATCAAGGCCGCCACGGTTTTTTCCGTCAAAGCATTCCGTCCGTCCTTGACGTCATCGAAGCTGATGACGTCACTGTGTTGCgttttgttggttttgatgAAAAACACGTGACCATCGCAGCGCGGGACCCAAGTTCCGTTGACGGCCTTCACCCTGTCTTTCAGCCATTTTTCAACGGAAGGGATCCAGCACATGACACGTGATTTGTGACTTAACGTCCTGGCCAGCGAGGCGTCGACTGACACTGCAAAACAAGAAAGGCGGGATAAGGTGGTGGGAAAGTGGGTCGAAAACAAAGAACagcagtaaacacacacacacacacacacacacacacacacacacacacacacgtgtgtatgGTCACAAGTTGTCACACCGTGTTAAGGTGCTGCTCCGCTCAGAGCACTTTTGAAGCAACGATTTGAATGTCTTCTTGTCGCAGATAAGGGTATAATCAGTCAAAACATTTGCACAGCTATCCCACAGATTACTTCACATgcctttagtgttgccagc
This portion of the Littorina saxatilis isolate snail1 unplaced genomic scaffold, US_GU_Lsax_2.0 scaffold_3520, whole genome shotgun sequence genome encodes:
- the LOC138957360 gene encoding glycoprotein-N-acetylgalactosamine 3-beta-galactosyltransferase 1-like; this translates as MMQPHPHFARRNNSLDDLTLSVDASLARTLSHKSRVMCWIPSVEKWLKDRVKAVNGTWVPRCDGHVFFIKTNKTQHSDVISFDDVKDGRNALTEKTVAALIYLYRYELGKYDWFLKGDDDTYIVMENLRFLLAQYNSSQPVYLGHLFKKLVKQGYMSGGASYVLSREALRKLNEEGFQKNKCRVKGNDEDVDIGRCLEAVGVFPHNSIDKYGRSAFHPGPAETHIAHDAVNPWLVEYNRFKGAGGRNCCSELTVSFHHVKAAEILVMDHLLYRTSVYGRVPDFSRLQGLFEPKMIPPPS